The DNA segment CTTTAATGATTGGCCAATAGAAATGGCATTGTCTATAATTTTATTCTTAATACGAAGACTTTCGATACTAATATTAAATTTTTTTGAAATAGAATACAAAGTGTCACCTTTTTGAACTTCGTAATAACTATCGTCGTTACTAGCGTAGTCATTTGGATTATATTTGCTATCCATAACTTCTGCATCATATCTATCAAGCCTGTAACGTTCAATCAAGCTAATTAACTTGTCTGGATATTTTGGATCTGTAGCATAACCAGCGTTTTTTAATCCTCTTGCCCAAGCTTTATAATCATCTTTCTTTAATGAGAAAAGTGAATTATATCTTGCACGACCAGTCAAAAATAGAGCGTGATCGCGATATGATTCTGCTGGATGATTATATTTTCTAAAGCATTCTTGCTCGCTATCATCGTCATGCTTCACACTTGGTCCTTCCCATCCGGTATGGCATTTTATTCCAAAATGATTATTAGCATTTGTGCACAACGTTCCTGTGCCGGATCCCGACTCTAAAATTCCTTGTGCTATAATTATACTTGCCGGGATTCCGTATTCGCGCATATTGCTTTGCGCGATTCCTCTATAAGTAGAAATATAGGAATTCACAATCTCGGTAGTTACTCTTACATTTGAGGTTGCCGTTAATACTTCGGGAGTTGAAGGAGAAGTTGTAGTGGTGGGTTTGGACACCACTGCTGTAGGTTTTCTAACTGCAGGTTTTCGTGTGACCGTTTTTGTTGTTTTGTGCTTTTTGGATGAAGATTTTTTCTTAGACTTACTCGCGCCGCAGCTAAATAAAAGCATACTGAACAGTAAAATAAAAATAGTTCTAGTCATTATATTGAATTATAGGGAGTTGTTTGTTTCTTAAAAAATTATTCATTCCAGAAATACCTTGCAGACCTCCAGTGTGAATAAGCAAAATTCTAGAATTTGATTCGAAGTAATTCTTATTAATAAGATCTACAACGCCAAAAACCATCTTTGCAGTATAAACAGGGTCTAATTGAATTTTAGTTTTATTTTTAAAATCGTTGATAAAGTGAACTAATTCGGCATTTATTTTAGCATAACCGCCAAAATGGTACTCGCAAATCAAATTCCATCTCCTATTATTTGTCGCTTCAGCAACAATCTCTCCAAGATCCAGATCTCGCACTACAGGAAATCCTAAAACTTTTTGATCTGAAAAACTACTATTAATCAAGCCCGAAATTGTACCGCCTGTGCCCACTGCGCAACAAATATAATCAAATTTTGCATCTTCTCGGCTGAGGATTTCCTCACAACCTTTTATAGCTAACTGATTTGTACCGCCTTCCGGCAAAATATATGCAGATGGGTACTTTTCGTAAAGTTTTTTAAGAACATCCTGACTATCTTTCTGCCGATATAGCTCGCGAGTCCAAAATTCGAATTTCATTCCGCAATTTTGCGCAAAAGTCAAAGTTGGATTTGCATCAATTTTCTTAATTAATTCCTCTCCACGAATAATACCAATTGTTTCAATACCATACTTCTCGCCTGCCGCCGCAACTGCAGCAATATGATTGGAAAAGGCACCACCGAAAGTAAGAAGTGTCTTCTTTTCTAAATTTTGAGCTTCAAGAATATTGTATTTAAGTTTTCTAAATTTATTTCCAGAAATAAACGGATGTAGCAAATCTTCACGCTTTATTTCGACGGTAATATTATTAGGAAAAGAAATAGGGATTTTTTGATTCATTAAAAATGCAGTGATTTCTGCAAATCTAAGGTTTATTAACCAGCACATTGCTTATTGTCACGATTTCTGAATTGTATATACTTCAAAAATGGAAAAAAAATCCAATTTAATGATCGTAATGTATTTATAAATTTCGCGGAAGCGTACTTTAATAAATTCTCTACGATTCTATTAGATCAAAATTAACTGCAGCTCTACTTAGCTGTTCGTAATTTAGCGGAAGCTTGAAAGAAAAATAATTTTTAAAGCCTATAAATATTTTAGAAATGACCAAAACTTCCGTTTTTTCAAATATTCTAAATTTCCTTCATTCGCGTAAGCTTCTCTTTCAAAACTAATATTGTGGTATGCATCTCTACGATTTCGATATTGAATCAACCGCACTAAATACTCAAAAAAATAAATTACAAAAAATGGTAAAATTGCGACTTCCAATTGCTGCTTCAAATGTATCTTTTCATGATTTATCAAAACCTCATCGGACATATCTGCCTGAGTCGAAATTATCACAAACGGAAAAATCGTCATCCCATTAAAACCCTTAGGTATTAAATATCGGCTTTGAAGTATCAACATTCTCTTAAGTTTTATAACTTTGTCGTTATGGACAAGCAAGATAAAGAAAAAAAAATTGCGCCCGAAGCAGATTATTATTTAACGCCCGAAGGTTACAAATGTTTTACGGAAGCTCATCATCTCAAGCGCGGCTATTGCTGCAAAAACGGCTGTAGACATTGTCCTTACGGCTTTAATAAAAAGACAGGTTTGAACGATTTGAATAAAAATAATAAATAGAATTTGGGCGTTCCCGCATGAAAAATGCGGTCGGGCTGTTGCAACTCGCTCTTTCTGTTTCACAGAAAGGAGCTCAAACAAATTGCAACATCCCTAACGCATAAAATTACCACGTACAAAACAACATAACGAAACTTGATAATGACTTTTAAAGAACAGATTCAACAAGGAATTCCATCGGTTTTACCACAACCGCAGGCATACGACACTACGGTAAATCACGCTCCAAAGCGAAAAGATATTTTATCTCCGGACGAAAAAAAATTAGCAGTTAAAAATGCACTCAGATATTTTGAACCAAAAGAGCACGCAGAATTAGCAGTTGAATTCCTGAATGAACTAAATACTTACGGCCGAATCTATATGTACAGACTTCGACCAGATTACAAAATGTACGCAAGACCAATTGAAGAGTATCCTGGAAAATCTGAACAAGCAAAAGCAATTATGCTAATGATTCAGAATAATCTTGATTACGCGGTTGCACAACATCCACACGAATTGATTACTTACGGTGGAAACGGAGCTGTTTTTCAAAACTGGGCTCAGTATCTTTTAACCATGAAATATTTATCAGAAATGACCGATGAGCAAACGCTCACGATGTATTCTGGTCACCCAATGGGATTGTATCCTTCTCACAAAAATGCGCCGAGAGTTGTGGTAACAAACGGAATGATGATTCCAAATTACTCTCAACCGGACGATTGGGAAAAATTCAACGCACTTGGTGTAACTCAATATGGTCAAATGACCGCTGGAAGTTTTATGTACATTGGCCCTCAAGGAATCGTACACGGAACGACAATCACAGTTTTGAATGCTGGAAGAAAAATTGCTAAAAACGGCGAAGATTTAGCTGGAAAACTTTTCCTTACCGCTGGACTTGGCGGAATGAGCGGTGCTCAACCAAAGGCAGGAAATATCGCGGGCTGTATTACGGTTTGTGCCGAAGTAAATCCAAAAGCAGTTGCTACAAGACACGAACAAGGTTGGGTGGACGAAGTTATTGACGATTTGGATGCCTTGGTTGCGCGAATCAAAAAAGCAAAAGAAAATAAAGAAGTTGTATCAATCGCTTTCCTTGGAAATATCGTATCTGTTTGGGAAAAGCTTGATGAAGCCAATATATTTATAGATTTAGGAAGTGATCAGACTTCACTTCACAATCCTTGGGCGGGAGGTTATTACCCAATTGACATTAGCTTTGAAGATGCTAAACAAATGATGGCAGAAAATCCTGAGCAATTCAAAATTGAAGTTCAGAAAACATTAAGACGCCACGCAGATGCGGTGAATAAACACACGGCAAAAGGAACTTATTTCTTTGATTACGGAAATGCTTTCCTATTAGAATGTTCTCGTGCAGGCGCTGATATAATGGCTGAAAATGGAATTGATTTTAAATATCCTAGTTACGTTCAGGATATTTTAGGACCAATGTGTTTCGATTATGGATTCGGACCCTTTAGATGGGTTTGTGCATCAGGAAAACCAAGTGATCTTGCACTTACAGATAAGATTGCTAGGGAAGTTTTGGAAGAAATGGCTGCGACTGCTCCAGCGGAGATTCAGCAGCAAATGGAGGACAATATCAAGTGGATCAAAAGCGCCGAAGAGAATAAAATGGTGGTTGGATCTCAAGCTAGAATTCTTTACGCTGATTCTGATGGTCGTGTAAAAATTGCTGCAGCTTTCAACAAAGCAATTGGCGAAGGCAAACTAGGAACTGTTGTATTAGGTCGTGATCACCACGATGTTTCGGGTACTGACTCTCCTTTTAGAGAGACTTCAAACATTTATGATGGATCTCGTTTTACCGCAGATATGGCTATCCAAAACGTAATTGGAGATAGTTTCCGCGGCGCAACGTGGGTTTCTATTCACAATGGTGGTGGCGTAGGCTGGGGAGAGGTAATTAACGGTGGTTTCGGTATGGTTCTTGATGGTTCTGACGAAGCAGATAAACGATTGAGGTCTATGCTGTTCTGGGATGTAAACAACGGAATTTCCCGTCGTTCTTGGGCTCGAAATGATGAAGCTATTTTTGCCATAAAACGCGCAATGGAATCTGAGCCGCTACTTAAAGTTACTATTCCAAATCTTGTAGACGAATCTATATTGAAATTTTAAATATGAAGAAGATTAATAGTATTTCTCTTTTTGTGATGGGTGGCTTGTTACTTCCAGTTGGAATTTTTACAACCAATTACTATGTGCAAATTGTGGCTCTTTCACTATCAATCGTTTTGAGTATTTTGGCAATCATCAAGAGTTTTAAAGAAAAAAAGACACGAAACAATTAAAAAATGAAATGCATTATGAAGACTTTCAAACTACTACCACTACTTCTACTCTTTATTTTGGGATCTTGTAGCTCTGTAAGAGTTGCACAAGATTTTGATAAAAATGTAGATTTTACAAATTATAAATCATTCGCATTCTTCAAAGCAGGAATTGATAAAGTAGAAATATCAGATCTTGACAAGAAAAGGATTTTACGTGCCATCGAGCAAGAAATGACCGCTAAAGGTTTTACTAAAAGTGAGACGCCTGATGTTCTTGTAAATATTTTTACAAAATCGAGCGAACAAGTTAATGTAAATAATTACAATAGCGGAATCGGTTTTGGATATGGCTACGGTTTTGGCTACAATCCTTGGATGTACGGAGCGCAATCTTACGTTAGCACATCAACTGAAGGAACATTGTATATCGACTTAATTGATGCGAAGAAAAAAGAATTGATTTGGCAAGGAGAAGGAACAGGAGTTTTGACTCAAAATACTGGAGACAAAGAAAAACGTATTCAGGAATTTGTTGCAAAAATCCTTTCGCAATATCCACCACAGAAGAAATAAATATTAAAAATGCCAGCTTTGAGTTGGCATTTTTGTTTACATTTAGTACTTAAATCTATTGTTATGGCGACTGATAAATTATTTATTGCACATCCAACTACTAATGAGCAAATAGATGCGCTAAAAGCTTTTGCAAAAAAAATCAAGATTGATTTTGAAGTTACTGCTAAAGGAGATTCCATTTATTTTTACGAAGAATTGCAAAGTAGCCTAAATCAGGTTCAAGAAATTATAAGTGGAACGCTTCCTAAAGAGTCTGCTAAAGATTTTTTGAATGAGTTATGATGTAATTATTACTCCCGATTTCAGGAAATTTTTCAAACAACTTTATAAAAAGTATCCATCTCTAAAAGATGACTTGTCTAAGCTCATAAATAAGCTTGAAAATGATTACTTGATTGGAACACCTTTGGGTAACAATCTTTTTAAGGTTAGATTTGCAATAGAAAGTAAGAATAAAGGAAAATCCTCTGGAGCTAGAGTCATTTATTTCTATCTTTCAGTAGATAAAGAAATTTATCTAATCCATATCTTCGATAAAAGCGAAATCGAAAATGTTTCTAAAAACTCTTTGCTGAAAATTTTAAAGAATGTTGGTTTATTGCACTAATCAAATAATTCCCTAAAGAATTCAGTCGTTAAACTAACTGTTTCAATTTATAAATTTTCTCTAATTAAGCTTTCTTCTAAATTTGAAAAAAAAGTTCCTGTTTTCAGATTCTAATTACGTACTTCAGAATTCGTCTGATTTATAGCAAACAGATACCAAGACTTTCTATCTTTGCAATCTAATTCAGACTATGGCTCTTATACCCTACTTTCCTCTCCTTTACAAGGCTTTACGGATTTCAGATTCAGAAATGCTTTCAATCATTACTTCGGTGGGATCGACACTTTCTATTCTCCCTATATTCGACTAAACGGAAAGTTGAAAATTAAGCAATCGTATGAGAATGACATTTTGCCAGAAAATAACACTACCCTTGAAGTTATACCGCAAATTATCACCAACGATGGGGAAGAGTTTTTGTTTGTGGCAAAATATGTTCAGAGTTTAGGATATAAAGAACTGAATTGGAATTTAGGATGCCCTTATCCGATGGTAGCCAAATCTGGAATGGGCTCTGGATTAATATGCAATACGCCAAAAATCAATGAAATTTTGGATAGAGCTCATAACGAAACTGATATTTTGGTTTCGATGAAAATGAGAATGGGCTATGATAATGCTTCAGAAATTCTAGATACATTTCCAATTTTAGATAAATATCCCTTAAAGAATATCGCAATTCACGCCCGAATTGGAAAACAACTTTATAAAGGTCCAGTAGATTTGGATGCATTTGAAAAATGTTTAAGCGGAACAAAACATAAATTATATTATAACGGTGATATAACGAGTGTAGCGGCATTTAAAAAAATTGAAGAGAGATTTCCATCAATTGACCACTTTATGATAGGACGCGGTATTATTGCAGATCCTTTCTTGCCAAGCATGATAAAAAATAACACGACTGAATATCCTGAGAACCGCTGGTCTATTTTTTCTGATTTTCACGATACTATTTATCAGCAATACGACGAATATTTAAGCGGACCAACGCCAATTCAAATGAAGATGCTTGGCTTTTGGGAGTACTTTTCGGAAACTACTTCCAATCCTCATAAAACCTATAAAGCGATCAAAAAAGCCACAAATTCTTTTAAGTACAAGCAAGCGGTTGGGGAGATTTTTGCTAATGAAATGAAAGTTGAGAAGAGTGTTAGGAGATAGGTGCTTTAAATATTCTCAAGATCTTTAAATAGTTTATCGGGATTTGATCTAGTGTCAAAGATTGTCACGATCGTTATAGTTTTAGAATCTGCTTTATAGAATAGTGTAGTCTGCTTAGTCACGACGCATTTTCTTAATCCTTTTCTTATTGTAGATTCGGGAAAAACCTCAGGCTGTTCTTTTATTATATCAATGCAGCGGTCGATTTTCTTTACTAAATTATCTTTTACCTGAAGTGACCATTCCTCAATCAAATACACAAAAAGAGCATCTAACTTTTTTTTTGCCGTTTTTGATAGTACGACCTTTCGCTGCATTATCTGTGATTTTGCATAAATAAATCGTAGTCACTAACTTCTCCATTTTTAATTTCCAGCAAAGCTGTATCAATTTCATTTTGCTGTTTAAGAGATAGCTCATTCCAAAAATCATCTGCTATATCCTGTTTGAAAATCATCTTAATAGATGCAAGAATCTCAGGATTGTCAGTTGCTAGAAGTAATTTTGCCAATTGTATTTTTTCTGCTTGAATATCCATTTTACAAAGTATATACCTCAAAAATAAGAAATTTAAATTAAAGTGATAAAGTTGAACTTAAGTCCTTTATTATGTGATTTGCTTCGCCTGTTCGCTTTGCTCGAGTCTCCTTCGTCGAAATGACAGGCGTGTGGATTTGTTTGTAATGTTAATCATCAAATCTTTTACCTCTGATAGCGCGGATTTACTTGTTCATTAGGGCTAGCTCCTCGAGAGCAATCCGTGCCGGCCATCAAAGTCAATCTTAGTTTAAATCAAAAGTTCCACTAACCTTTGCGTCTTCCCTTTGCGAACTTTGCGGTAAAAAAAACTCATTTTGCTCACACAACAAAATTGTTTAATAATACTCACAAACAAATTCATAAAAAAAAGCCGCTTCAAAATTGAAACGGCTTAGTATAATAATATTGAAATAGTTTTAATAATTCATCAACTCTTCAATCTTTGCTCTTACTTTATCAACATTTGGAATCATTGTTTGTTCCAAAATGCTATTCAAAGGAATTGCTGGCATATTTTCAGAACCAATTACCATTACTGGAGCATCAAGATATTTGAAACATTTTTCTTGAATCATACCGGCAAGACTTCTTGCGAAACTATTATTTGTTGGTTCTTCTGTAACGACAAGACACTTTTTACTTTTTCGAACAGAAGTCAAAATTCCTTCTTCGTCAAGTGGTGCCAAAGTTCTTAAATCTATAATTTCTACCGATTCTTTCATATCAGCCGAAGCATTAAGAGCCCAATGAACTCCCATTCCGTAGGTGATAATGGTTAACGTTTCAACTGTATCGCTCGGCCAAATTTCTTGCACTATATTACTTTTGCCGAAAGGCAGAACATAATCTTCACTCGGCTCATTACAACGCGCCATATCCGTTCCTTTTACTTTAGACCAATAAAGACCCTTATGTTCGAGGATAACCACGGGATTCGGGTCGTAATAGGCTGCTTTGAGCAATCCTTTCAAGTCTGCACCATTACTTGGATAGGCAATCTTGATTCCTCGGATATTTGTAAGCACACTTTCTACAGAAGATGAATGATACGGACCACCAGAACCATAAGCTCCAATCGGCACCCGAAGCACCATACTCACTGGCCACTTCCCATTAGAAAGATAGCAAGATCTGCTGACTTCTGTAAATAATTGATTCAGCGCTGGCCAGATATAATCGGCAAACTGAACCTCAACAATTGGCTTTAAACCAACCGCAGACATTCCAACCGTTGAACCAACGATAAACGCTTCTTGGATTGGTGTATTAAAAACTCTCTGATCTCCAAATTTCTGTGCCAAAGTAGCGGCTTCGCGGAAAACTCCACCAAGTCTACCTCCAACATCCTGACCGTACAAAAGACTTTCGGGATGCTCGCGCATAATTTCTTCAACCGCGAAGAGTGCACAATCAACCATCACAACTTTCTCGTCGCGCTGCGGATTGCGTTCTCCTTTTTCTTCGGTAATTGGCGTTGGCGCAAAATCATTTGTAAACAGATCCGAAGGTTCTGGATCTTCAGCATCTAATGCTTTCAAATAGTCTTTTGCAACTGTTTTCTTTGCTTTTGCTTCGATCGAATCTATTTCTTCGTCAGTCGCTCCTGCAGCTTTAAGCTGATTGATCAAAACGGGATAAGGATCTCTAGTTTTTGCTTCTTCAAGATCATCGCGGTACCATTCCATTCGAACTCCAGAAGTATGGTGATTTAGCAATGGCACTTTTGCGTGAAGCAAAACTGGTCTGCGCTCTTCACGAATAATTTTTATCGCTTTCTGAACAGTCGCGTAGCTTTCTTCAAAGTTTGCTCCGTCAATCGTAAACGCTTCTAATCCGTGAAAACCTTTGCTATATTGATAAGCATCTTGAGCTCTTGTTTCGGCAGCATTTGCAGAAATATCCCAACCGTTATCTTGAATAAGATATAGTATCGGCAATTGCTTTAAAGCAGCCATTTGGAAAGCTTCGGCAACTTCTCCTTCGGTAACTGATGCGTCTCCAAGTGAACAGACCACAAGTGGCTTTTCAGATAAAGATTTATCATCAATTCCCGTTTGCTCTCTATACCAAAATCCCATCGCCGCTCCAGTTGCAGGAATTGCCTGCATTCCAGTTGCTGAGGACTGATGTGGAATTTTTGGCTTGTCATCATCTTTTAAACTTGGATGGCAATAATAAGTTCTTCCTCCAGAAAAAGGATCGTCTTTCTTCGCCATTAATTGCAGCATCAAATCGTACGGTTGCATTCCGATTCCCAGCATCATTGCATCATCGCGATAATACGGAAATGCATAATCTTGTGGTAATAATTGCATCGCAACCGCGATCTGAATCGCCTCGTGTCCCCTAGATGTGGCGTGCACATATTTGGAAACTATTTTAAAATTCTCCTCATACAATTCGGTCATTGCTTTGGCTGTAGCCATTGTAGCAAATGCTTTTTCGTAAACGGATTTTGTTATTTTGGTCATCTAATAAAATATTTCTTCTATTAAAACTGTGACAATTTAGTCACTAATAAGTGCTTTGATTAAAATGATTACTCTGCAGCAACCATCCAACCGAATTTATCTTCTGCAGTTCCCATTTTAATTGCGTTCATCGTATTATTTACATCCGTTGCAACTGGATTTTCTGCTGGAAATTTGATTGTTTTGTCTTTATAACCAATTTCTGAAACTAGTGCAATTCCAACCGCAGTACCTGCTCCAAAAGCTTCCTCTAAAGTTCCATTTTCCGAAGCTTCCATAATTTCAGAAATACTGATTGGTCTTTCTTCAACTTCATAACCTTTGTCTCTCAAAAGCTCGATACAACTTAAACGAGTGATTCCAGCTAAGATTGATCCGTTAAGATCTGGAGTGATAAATTTACCTGCGATTTTGAAAAAGATATTCATTGTTCCTGCTTCCTGAACATATTCAAAATTATGTGGATCTAACCATAAAACCTGGTCATATCCTTTTTTCTTAGCTAGTTCAGTTGGCAAGATCGCTGCTGCATAATTTCCGGCAACTTTCGCTTCTCCTGTTCCACCATTTACGGCACGAACATATTTTGTTTCAGCATAAAGTTTAATTGGCTTGCTGAAGTATTTTCCAGCAGGAGATGCAATAATTATAAATTTATAATTTGTCGCTGCTCTCATTCCAATAAAATGCTCGTCAGCATACATAAATGGTCTTAAATACAAAGCAGATCCTTCAGCTTTAGGAACCCATTCATTTTCGATCGCTACAAATTCTTTCAACGCTTGAACAAATAAATCTTCTGAAACCGTAGGCATTCCAATTCTTTGCGCGCTTAAATTAAAACGTTTTGCATTTTGCTCTGGGCGGAAAATAACTGCTTTCCCGTCTTTTCCAATTGTTGCTTTCATACCTTCAAAAATCGCCTGACCGTAGTGCAAGGCCATTGTTGCTGGATGTGTAGCGATTGGCGCTAGAGGTTCAATTCGAAGATTTTTCCATTCTCCATTTTCATAATCTGCAACAAACATATGATCCGTATATCTTTTTCCCATCGAAAGGTTGTCAAAATCCACTTCTCCTACCGCTGATTTTTCTGTAATTGTCTTTTTTATTGAATAAGCCATTCTGTATATGTTTTTAATTTTATTTTAAAGTGCGTTTGTTGTGTCGAATTTTTCTAGATAATCTCCAACTCTTCTCAGGAAAGATCCTCCTAAAAATCCATCAACTATTCGGTGATCAAAAGAAAGTGATAAAAACATCATACTTCTGATTGCGATTTCGTCTCCGTTTTTCCCTTGAATAACTTCTGGTCTCTTTTTAATAATTCCAAAAGCTAATATTGC comes from the Flavobacterium ardleyense genome and includes:
- a CDS encoding DUF5522 domain-containing protein, translated to MDKQDKEKKIAPEADYYLTPEGYKCFTEAHHLKRGYCCKNGCRHCPYGFNKKTGLNDLNKNNK
- a CDS encoding DUF4136 domain-containing protein, giving the protein MKTFKLLPLLLLFILGSCSSVRVAQDFDKNVDFTNYKSFAFFKAGIDKVEISDLDKKRILRAIEQEMTAKGFTKSETPDVLVNIFTKSSEQVNVNNYNSGIGFGYGYGFGYNPWMYGAQSYVSTSTEGTLYIDLIDAKKKELIWQGEGTGVLTQNTGDKEKRIQEFVAKILSQYPPQKK
- a CDS encoding alpha-ketoacid dehydrogenase subunit alpha/beta; translated protein: MTKITKSVYEKAFATMATAKAMTELYEENFKIVSKYVHATSRGHEAIQIAVAMQLLPQDYAFPYYRDDAMMLGIGMQPYDLMLQLMAKKDDPFSGGRTYYCHPSLKDDDKPKIPHQSSATGMQAIPATGAAMGFWYREQTGIDDKSLSEKPLVVCSLGDASVTEGEVAEAFQMAALKQLPILYLIQDNGWDISANAAETRAQDAYQYSKGFHGLEAFTIDGANFEESYATVQKAIKIIREERRPVLLHAKVPLLNHHTSGVRMEWYRDDLEEAKTRDPYPVLINQLKAAGATDEEIDSIEAKAKKTVAKDYLKALDAEDPEPSDLFTNDFAPTPITEEKGERNPQRDEKVVMVDCALFAVEEIMREHPESLLYGQDVGGRLGGVFREAATLAQKFGDQRVFNTPIQEAFIVGSTVGMSAVGLKPIVEVQFADYIWPALNQLFTEVSRSCYLSNGKWPVSMVLRVPIGAYGSGGPYHSSSVESVLTNIRGIKIAYPSNGADLKGLLKAAYYDPNPVVILEHKGLYWSKVKGTDMARCNEPSEDYVLPFGKSNIVQEIWPSDTVETLTIITYGMGVHWALNASADMKESVEIIDLRTLAPLDEEGILTSVRKSKKCLVVTEEPTNNSFARSLAGMIQEKCFKYLDAPVMVIGSENMPAIPLNSILEQTMIPNVDKVRAKIEELMNY
- a CDS encoding branched-chain amino acid aminotransferase; translation: MAYSIKKTITEKSAVGEVDFDNLSMGKRYTDHMFVADYENGEWKNLRIEPLAPIATHPATMALHYGQAIFEGMKATIGKDGKAVIFRPEQNAKRFNLSAQRIGMPTVSEDLFVQALKEFVAIENEWVPKAEGSALYLRPFMYADEHFIGMRAATNYKFIIIASPAGKYFSKPIKLYAETKYVRAVNGGTGEAKVAGNYAAAILPTELAKKKGYDQVLWLDPHNFEYVQEAGTMNIFFKIAGKFITPDLNGSILAGITRLSCIELLRDKGYEVEERPISISEIMEASENGTLEEAFGAGTAVGIALVSEIGYKDKTIKFPAENPVATDVNNTMNAIKMGTAEDKFGWMVAAE
- a CDS encoding tRNA dihydrouridine synthase, translating into MQSNSDYGSYTLLSSPLQGFTDFRFRNAFNHYFGGIDTFYSPYIRLNGKLKIKQSYENDILPENNTTLEVIPQIITNDGEEFLFVAKYVQSLGYKELNWNLGCPYPMVAKSGMGSGLICNTPKINEILDRAHNETDILVSMKMRMGYDNASEILDTFPILDKYPLKNIAIHARIGKQLYKGPVDLDAFEKCLSGTKHKLYYNGDITSVAAFKKIEERFPSIDHFMIGRGIIADPFLPSMIKNNTTEYPENRWSIFSDFHDTIYQQYDEYLSGPTPIQMKMLGFWEYFSETTSNPHKTYKAIKKATNSFKYKQAVGEIFANEMKVEKSVRR
- a CDS encoding urocanate hydratase — protein: MTFKEQIQQGIPSVLPQPQAYDTTVNHAPKRKDILSPDEKKLAVKNALRYFEPKEHAELAVEFLNELNTYGRIYMYRLRPDYKMYARPIEEYPGKSEQAKAIMLMIQNNLDYAVAQHPHELITYGGNGAVFQNWAQYLLTMKYLSEMTDEQTLTMYSGHPMGLYPSHKNAPRVVVTNGMMIPNYSQPDDWEKFNALGVTQYGQMTAGSFMYIGPQGIVHGTTITVLNAGRKIAKNGEDLAGKLFLTAGLGGMSGAQPKAGNIAGCITVCAEVNPKAVATRHEQGWVDEVIDDLDALVARIKKAKENKEVVSIAFLGNIVSVWEKLDEANIFIDLGSDQTSLHNPWAGGYYPIDISFEDAKQMMAENPEQFKIEVQKTLRRHADAVNKHTAKGTYFFDYGNAFLLECSRAGADIMAENGIDFKYPSYVQDILGPMCFDYGFGPFRWVCASGKPSDLALTDKIAREVLEEMAATAPAEIQQQMEDNIKWIKSAEENKMVVGSQARILYADSDGRVKIAAAFNKAIGEGKLGTVVLGRDHHDVSGTDSPFRETSNIYDGSRFTADMAIQNVIGDSFRGATWVSIHNGGGVGWGEVINGGFGMVLDGSDEADKRLRSMLFWDVNNGISRRSWARNDEAIFAIKRAMESEPLLKVTIPNLVDESILKF
- a CDS encoding DUF2683 family protein, giving the protein MATDKLFIAHPTTNEQIDALKAFAKKIKIDFEVTAKGDSIYFYEELQSSLNQVQEIISGTLPKESAKDFLNEL
- a CDS encoding 1-aminocyclopropane-1-carboxylate deaminase/D-cysteine desulfhydrase, whose protein sequence is MNQKIPISFPNNITVEIKREDLLHPFISGNKFRKLKYNILEAQNLEKKTLLTFGGAFSNHIAAVAAAGEKYGIETIGIIRGEELIKKIDANPTLTFAQNCGMKFEFWTRELYRQKDSQDVLKKLYEKYPSAYILPEGGTNQLAIKGCEEILSREDAKFDYICCAVGTGGTISGLINSSFSDQKVLGFPVVRDLDLGEIVAEATNNRRWNLICEYHFGGYAKINAELVHFINDFKNKTKIQLDPVYTAKMVFGVVDLINKNYFESNSRILLIHTGGLQGISGMNNFLRNKQLPIIQYND
- a CDS encoding glucosaminidase domain-containing protein, translating into MTRTIFILLFSMLLFSCGASKSKKKSSSKKHKTTKTVTRKPAVRKPTAVVSKPTTTTSPSTPEVLTATSNVRVTTEIVNSYISTYRGIAQSNMREYGIPASIIIAQGILESGSGTGTLCTNANNHFGIKCHTGWEGPSVKHDDDSEQECFRKYNHPAESYRDHALFLTGRARYNSLFSLKKDDYKAWARGLKNAGYATDPKYPDKLISLIERYRLDRYDAEVMDSKYNPNDYASNDDSYYEVQKGDTLYSISKKFNISIESLRIKNKIIDNAISIGQSLKIK
- a CDS encoding type II toxin-antitoxin system RelE/ParE family toxin; translation: MQRKVVLSKTAKKKLDALFVYLIEEWSLQVKDNLVKKIDRCIDIIKEQPEVFPESTIRKGLRKCVVTKQTTLFYKADSKTITIVTIFDTRSNPDKLFKDLENI
- a CDS encoding type II toxin-antitoxin system RelE/ParE family toxin; this translates as MSYDVIITPDFRKFFKQLYKKYPSLKDDLSKLINKLENDYLIGTPLGNNLFKVRFAIESKNKGKSSGARVIYFYLSVDKEIYLIHIFDKSEIENVSKNSLLKILKNVGLLH